Proteins encoded in a region of the Methylosinus trichosporium OB3b genome:
- a CDS encoding sensor histidine kinase, giving the protein MAAPPQLLREGKGRMRALAAALSARLARWYRSPLSWRLVFGVVAALAGVLWRLLMGGDPGAYAYTAFYLPVLVASFAGGAMSGALALLLGAVAAQFWLAPMQGMQDALALLTFLATNGAIIFVGEAFQRTLTHVDNLETRHAMERLAAQNAMLAEQFGNVARAAPGVVFSFRLDATGFGSCPYLAENVRTVLGVEPQEIEGDAAPLLRRIDPEDAERLRASFAASAAHMTMLREAFRFDHPTKGRISLETQARPVRQADGAVVWHGYAQDVTERKLDETARRDAERALEQRIVELERANERLARFAYVASHDLQEPLRKVVAFSQMLDAAVAAADYADVAHAGEVMRRSALRARELVDDLLVYSRLTDAPLKLQRRDLRVEIQSALTDLSELIEESKADIHLDAPNIEFSVDPPQFARLMHNLVSNAIKFRRPGETPRIAISSRIADGMLRLSVSDEGVGFETKYAHAIFEPFKRLHSKAQFPGTGIGLAICKTIADRHGWTLTACSQPQQGAIFELAMPIDGPT; this is encoded by the coding sequence GTGGCTGCGCCTCCGCAGCTCCTGAGAGAGGGGAAGGGCCGCATGCGCGCGCTCGCCGCCGCCCTCTCCGCCCGGCTCGCGAGATGGTATCGCTCGCCGCTGTCCTGGCGCCTCGTCTTCGGCGTCGTCGCTGCGCTCGCCGGCGTGCTGTGGCGGCTACTCATGGGCGGCGATCCGGGCGCCTACGCCTACACCGCATTTTATCTGCCGGTTCTCGTCGCATCCTTCGCCGGCGGGGCCATGTCCGGCGCGCTGGCGCTGCTGCTCGGCGCCGTCGCCGCGCAATTCTGGCTCGCGCCGATGCAGGGGATGCAGGACGCGCTGGCGCTGCTGACATTTCTCGCGACCAATGGCGCCATCATCTTCGTCGGCGAAGCCTTCCAGCGCACCTTGACCCATGTCGACAATCTCGAGACGCGTCACGCGATGGAGCGGCTCGCCGCGCAGAATGCGATGCTGGCCGAGCAGTTCGGCAATGTGGCGCGAGCGGCGCCGGGCGTCGTCTTCTCCTTCCGTCTCGACGCCACGGGCTTCGGCTCCTGCCCCTATCTCGCCGAGAATGTGCGGACGGTTCTAGGCGTCGAGCCGCAGGAGATCGAGGGCGACGCCGCGCCGCTGCTGCGCCGCATCGATCCGGAGGATGCGGAGCGCTTGCGCGCGAGCTTCGCCGCCTCGGCCGCGCATATGACCATGCTGCGCGAGGCGTTCCGTTTCGACCATCCGACGAAGGGCCGCATCTCGCTGGAGACGCAGGCGCGGCCGGTGCGTCAGGCGGATGGCGCCGTCGTCTGGCACGGCTATGCGCAGGACGTCACCGAGCGCAAGCTCGACGAGACGGCGCGGCGCGACGCCGAAAGGGCGCTCGAGCAGCGCATCGTCGAGCTCGAGCGCGCCAATGAGCGCCTCGCCCGTTTCGCCTATGTCGCCTCGCATGATCTGCAGGAGCCGCTGCGCAAGGTCGTCGCCTTCTCGCAAATGCTCGACGCCGCCGTGGCCGCGGCCGATTACGCCGATGTGGCGCATGCGGGCGAGGTGATGCGGCGGTCGGCGCTCCGCGCGCGCGAGCTCGTCGACGATCTGCTGGTCTATTCGCGGCTGACCGACGCGCCGCTGAAGCTGCAGCGGCGCGATCTGCGCGTCGAGATCCAGTCGGCGCTGACGGATCTGTCCGAGCTGATCGAGGAATCGAAGGCCGATATTCATCTCGACGCGCCGAATATCGAGTTCTCGGTCGATCCGCCGCAATTCGCGCGGCTCATGCATAATCTCGTCAGCAACGCCATAAAGTTCCGCCGCCCGGGCGAGACGCCGCGGATCGCCATCTCCTCGCGCATCGCCGACGGCATGCTGCGGCTCTCGGTGTCGGACGAAGGCGTCGGCTTCGAGACGAAATATGCGCACGCGATTTTCGAGCCGTTCAAGCGTCTGCACAGCAAGGCGCAATTCCCCGGCACGGGCATCGGCCTCGCGATCTGCAAGACCATCGCCGATCGTCACGGCTGGACGCTCACCGCCTGCTCGCAGCCGCAGCAGGGCGCGATCTTCGAGCTGGCGATGCCGATCGACGGGCCGACGTGA
- a CDS encoding sensor histidine kinase, whose amino-acid sequence MGVILTAAWRSRAWPLWTRYAGATALSLLGFFVQLALRQEIPPHFFLLSLPATLFSAVLFGGNPATWSIALSAGSTGYFLLEPQGFAIGDRIDAMALVLFIATALLLVFVVDELFQELRRTGHAAATARDELGRLGEAGRLKDLLLQEMSHRTKNDLQFLSSMLQIEGRALEEGRGRASLLAAASRMTVVGRVHSLLQHSGSDRVEMQPLFDELCADLRISLIGLRPIALRAEVTTGLLPLDAARSIALIVNELVTNALKHAFPEDRSGTVTVRLTREAGALRLLVMDDGVGHPAATTSPGTGFGQKLVRSLAQQLGGALTIEAGSAGTRCELRFPSPT is encoded by the coding sequence ATGGGCGTGATCCTCACGGCGGCGTGGCGGAGCCGCGCGTGGCCGTTATGGACGCGCTATGCCGGCGCGACCGCGCTGTCGCTGCTCGGCTTCTTCGTCCAGCTGGCGCTGAGACAGGAGATTCCGCCGCATTTCTTCTTGCTGTCGCTCCCCGCGACCCTGTTCTCCGCGGTCCTGTTCGGCGGCAATCCGGCGACATGGTCGATCGCGCTGAGCGCCGGCTCGACCGGCTATTTTCTGCTCGAGCCACAGGGCTTCGCGATCGGCGACCGCATCGACGCAATGGCGCTGGTGCTGTTCATCGCCACGGCGCTGCTGCTCGTCTTCGTCGTCGACGAGCTCTTCCAGGAGCTGCGCCGGACCGGCCACGCCGCCGCAACGGCGCGAGACGAGCTCGGGCGCCTCGGCGAAGCGGGGCGGCTGAAAGATCTCCTGCTCCAGGAGATGTCGCATCGGACCAAGAATGATCTGCAGTTTCTCTCCTCCATGCTGCAGATCGAGGGACGCGCGCTCGAGGAGGGACGCGGGCGCGCCTCGCTTCTCGCCGCCGCGAGCCGCATGACAGTGGTGGGCCGCGTTCATTCGCTGCTTCAGCACAGCGGCTCCGATCGCGTCGAGATGCAGCCGCTGTTCGACGAGCTCTGCGCCGATCTCCGCATCTCGTTGATCGGCCTGCGGCCGATCGCGCTCAGGGCGGAGGTCACAACGGGTCTGCTGCCGCTCGACGCGGCGCGTTCGATCGCGTTGATCGTCAACGAGCTCGTCACCAATGCGCTCAAGCATGCCTTTCCGGAGGACCGTTCTGGAACTGTGACGGTCCGGCTGACGCGCGAGGCCGGCGCGCTTCGCCTGCTCGTCATGGACGACGGCGTCGGCCATCCCGCCGCGACGACGTCGCCGGGAACAGGCTTCGGTCAAAAGCTCGTGCGCT